In Ignavibacteria bacterium, a single genomic region encodes these proteins:
- the miaB gene encoding tRNA (N6-isopentenyl adenosine(37)-C2)-methylthiotransferase MiaB, with protein sequence MNVADSEVVQSVMNNNGFAMTQTMENADVILVNTCSVRDNAEQRIIGRLGDFKHYKKQNPKVVIGVLGCMAERLRSKMLDENVQTINSVVDIVVGPDEYRKLPQLVEEAFEGEKGIAVRLSRVENYDDIIPFRADGISAWISVMRGCDKFCTFCVVPFTRGRERSRTVASVVNEVRELSERGFKEVYLLGQNVNSFLDLETEKDFADLLSEVANVDNTVRVRFTTSHPQDMSDKLIRTIAENENICKFIHLPVQSGSDRILEMMNRTYDSNHYFKLVEKIRKQIPHTSLSTDIIVGFPTETEEDHLQTIAMMKEIGYDGAFMFNYSPRENTKAYNWEDDVPYETKTRRLNEIIAMQKEISLQKNQQLIGTTETILVEGESKKSSEEFSGRTDGNKTVIFPKANLKAGDYVNVKIERANSATLFGSVVSES encoded by the coding sequence ATGAATGTTGCCGATTCCGAAGTCGTGCAATCCGTGATGAACAACAACGGATTTGCAATGACGCAAACAATGGAAAACGCCGACGTTATTTTGGTGAACACGTGTTCCGTTCGTGATAATGCTGAGCAAAGAATCATTGGGCGATTGGGCGATTTTAAACATTACAAAAAGCAAAATCCGAAGGTCGTGATTGGCGTTCTCGGTTGTATGGCGGAACGTTTGCGCTCCAAAATGCTCGATGAAAATGTGCAGACAATCAATTCCGTTGTGGATATTGTCGTTGGTCCCGATGAATACAGAAAACTTCCGCAACTTGTCGAAGAAGCGTTTGAAGGTGAAAAAGGAATTGCTGTTCGACTTTCGCGCGTGGAAAATTACGACGACATTATTCCGTTTCGCGCTGATGGAATTTCTGCGTGGATTTCCGTGATGCGCGGTTGCGATAAGTTTTGCACATTTTGCGTTGTTCCGTTTACGCGCGGACGTGAGCGAAGCAGAACCGTTGCAAGCGTTGTGAATGAAGTGCGAGAACTTTCTGAACGTGGTTTCAAGGAAGTTTATTTGCTCGGACAAAACGTAAATTCATTTCTCGATTTGGAAACAGAAAAAGATTTTGCCGATTTACTTTCTGAAGTTGCAAATGTAGATAATACTGTTCGCGTTCGATTTACCACTTCTCATCCGCAAGATATGAGCGATAAATTGATTCGAACAATTGCCGAGAACGAAAATATTTGCAAGTTTATTCATTTACCGGTTCAAAGCGGTTCAGATAGAATTTTGGAAATGATGAATCGCACGTACGATAGCAACCATTATTTCAAACTCGTGGAAAAAATTCGCAAACAGATTCCACACACAAGTTTATCAACCGATATTATTGTTGGCTTTCCTACAGAAACGGAAGAAGACCATTTGCAAACGATTGCGATGATGAAAGAAATCGGTTACGACGGCGCGTTTATGTTCAATTATTCTCCGCGCGAAAATACGAAAGCATATAATTGGGAAGATGACGTTCCTTATGAAACAAAAACTCGCCGTTTGAATGAAATTATTGCAATGCAAAAAGAAATTTCGTTGCAGAAAAATCAACAACTTATCGGAACAACGGAAACAATTCTCGTTGAAGGCGAAAGCAAAAAATCTTCCGAAGAATTTTCCGGACGAACGGATGGAAACAAAACGGTAATTTTTCCGAAAGCAAATTTGAAAGCGGGAGATTATGTGAATGTAAAAATCGAGCGAGCGAATTCGGCCACGTTGTTTGGTTCGGTGGTGAGTGAATCATAG